The DNA sequence CCTCTGAAGGGTTTCATTCAGGTATTGGGCATTGAATTCGTGCTTAGCATCTCTTATTGCCTTGTTGATTTTCTGAAGCTCATTTTCGTCCAAATCCTTAATCTTCTTTGCAACTTCAGCCCGCTCTCTTGGAAGCATAAGCAGTTTAGCATATTCCCTGAATTCTTTTGAAAGGGCTATTGCATCATGCTTCATGTCCACAAATTTCTGGGCAAGCTCTGAGCCTTCGCCGGATGTTGGAGCGCTCTTAACTTCATCAAGCAAAAGCTCCATCTCATCAAGTATCCTGTTCAGATGGGTAACATTCAGGCTTGAATTCCTTGCAGAGATTATCTCAACTATGTTTTCTCCAACAAGGATGTTCCTTGAGATTGACTTTTCAAGCTCAAGAAGCCTTACCATCGCGCCATATGGGCTTGCCATCGGCTCAATCTCAAGCTCTTCTGTCTCATTGATGCCAAAAAGAGCTTCATTCTCTTCATTTTCTTCATCAATGTCGTTGTTTTCTGTGCTGTTATCCTCATTTGCCTTTGCAAAAAGCGGCAAAAGCGCCACTGCCAAAAGCAGGATTGCAAAAACAGCAAATGTTTTTTTGTTCATATTTTTCAAACCTCCAAAAATGCCCATTTGATGAGCAATAAGCATAAGTAAGATGGAACAACCCTTTAATTTTGCCCGGAATTAGCCGGAACACGCCGGAACACATGCATTTAACGAAGCTTACTCACAAGAAAGCAAAATATTGGTATTACATCACATTCATTCCGAAAGCAATCAAAAAGGATAACGGTACATATATTATTATATCTGCTAATACACTTGCCAAAATCGCTTTTCCCATACTAATTTGGTGTAGCTTGCTTACCCCCAATGATTGAAGATAAAGCCCATAAATTAAAATGAACAGATTAACAACGCGCATTCCCATTAACCAAGAAAAAGGAGTTACAATATAACCAACCGCCTTAGGAGTTACACTATAACCGACTGCCTTATATGTTTCGGCAAAAGTTCCTTTTCCCTTAAACATTTTAATAAATAAATGAAGTAAAGCAGAAGTAAGGAAAGTGCCCAAAAAAAGCGGAAAGAAAACACTAATTGTATTTCCTAACAACCTAATTACAACAGGCAAACCTAAATCACCACTAGATTTAGCAAAATTTAAAGATATGAATACTATCAAAAAATATAAAATTGCTGACAGGTTCATAAGAATAATCAAATAAACTAATGTTTCTTTAATGCCTTTCTCGTCATATACATCAGACCAAAAAGCGTTTGGATGGAATAGAATGTTTTTGAGTTTACTTATGAACTTCATATTTTTTATGTGTTTAATATGTATATAAATCTTTCTTGCCTCAAAAATTTTATTTGAAAATAACTGATTCAAGATTTGCGTTGAATCTAATTCCCGGAAAGATAGAAAAACCATTTAATTTAATACGGAACACGCCGGAACTCCTTTTTTTTAATGGATTTTCGCCTATTTTTCAATTTTTATTTTCATTTTCAGGGCTTTTGCTTTTCTTTTCAAGCCTTCTTGAAATCAGGTATAAAATCAATCCTGCAGCAATCAAGGATGAAAAAATAATAAATGAAGTGTATCTGAAATCCTTCTTTTCAGAGATTCTGTATTGGATTGCGATTGAAAACTTCTGGAGATGCCCGATCCCTATAACAGATATTCTCCCTCCTGAGTTCTCAATCCTTACAGGATTCTCAGCTTTGATGTAGTTAATTGAGGCGCCAGCAGGAAGGATGACTGAATATATGTAATCGCTGAAGTTCTCTGGAAAGCTCATGTTGAAAAGCCAGTAAGCCCCGTTTTTTGAAGTGAAACTGTTGCTTTCGCTTACTGAAAGAATTGGATGATTTGTTGTGCCTGAAACCAGCGCCCTTCCAGAAGAATCAATTGATATTTCAACATCTGCGTAATAATTCGCAGGAACTGCAATCGGGAGGGCAAGCAGGAGGAATAACATAAACAGGATAATCTTTTTGCTTTGCATTTCAATCTGAAAAATATTAATCGATTATTTATACATTGCGATTTTAAAATAATCTGCCAGCCAAAGAAAAATATTTATAAACAACGCTGAAATCTTAATCCTTATTATTCAAGGTGCAAAGCGCAATGGCAAATGAAAGGATAAAAAGCATCGCTGACATGGCGGTTTTCTGCAAGAAAAAGGGATTTGTTTTCCAAAGCTCAGAGATATACAACGGATTATCAGGGTTCTGGGACTTAGGACCATTAGGGGTTGAACTTTTCAATTCAATAAAGGCAAGCTGGTGGAAGAACTTTGTGCACAACAGGGAGGACATGATAGGAATAGACGCAAGCATAATATCTCATCCCAGGACATGGAAGGCGTCATGGCACTTAGACAGCTTCAGCGACATCTCAATCTCATGCCTGAAATGCAAGAAAATCAACAAGATTGACAAGTCAGAGATTGGAAAGGCAAGGTGCGAATTCTGCAATGGCGAGCTTGACAGGAATTCAGCAAAGGAAATAAAGCTTCTCTTCCCGGTTTCAATAGGTTCAGATGGAATGACTGCATACTTAAGAGGGGAGACAGCCCAGGGCATGTTTCTTAATTTCAAGGCAGTATCAGAAACAATGAGAATGAAGCTTCCTTTCGGAATTGCCCAGATAGGAAGCTGCTTCAGAAACGAGATTGCTCCAAGGGATTTTCTTTTCAGGTGCAGGGAATTCCACATAGCAGAGTTTGAATTTTTCATACATCCAAATGAGAAAAAGTGCCTCCTCTTTGATGACGAGCACAAAAAAACTGAAGTCCGGCTGCTTGATTTAGAAACCCAGGATGCAGGAAAGAGAGAACTTAGGAAAGTCACAATCGGGAAGATGGTAAGCGAGGGCAGGCTTGACGAGTGGCATGCATACTGGCTTTCAGAGCAGATTAAATGGTACCTCTCAATAGGGCTTGACCCTGAAAAGATAAAAATAAGGCAGCATGTGAAAAGCGAGCTTTCGCACTACTCCTCGGCAACTTTTGATGTCGACTATGAATACCCGTTCGGCTCAAAGGAACTAGGCGGGATTGCAAACAGGGGGCAGTATGACTTAACACAGCATGCAAAAGAGAGCGGGGAAAGCATGGAATACTTTGATGAGCCGACCAAGTCAAAAGTAATACCGCGGGTTATTGAGCCCACTTTTGGAATGGAAAGGGCATTTCTTGCAGTTCTTGTAAACGCTTATGAATATGATGAGGGAAGAGGAAACATTGTCCTGAGGATAAAGCCTGAGCTTTCGCCGATAAAAGTTGCGGTATTCCCGCTTCTCTCAAACAAGGAAGAGCTTATTTCACTTTCCTCAAAAATTTACAGGGAGCTCCTGAAGGAGTTCAACTGCATATATGACAAATCAGGCTCAATCGGAAGAAGGTATGCGAGGCAGGACGAGATTGGAACTCCTTACTGCATAACAGTTGACTTTGACAGCCTTGAAAAAAATGACGCGACAATAAGAGACAGGGACTCAACAAAGCAGGCGAGAGTCAGGATTGACAAGCTGAAGGAAACAATAAGAAAGCTCATATCAGAAGAAATAAGTTTTGAAGGGATTCCCTAAAAAATATCTTTTCTTTTTTGTATAATTCCCAGCCCTCTTAAAGAAGCAATAGATTTATAAATACCCTCTTGATTTCTGAAAAGCTATGAAAATCAGCGAAATAAAACCAGGACAGGGAAAGATTGACATCAGCGGCGAAATAACTGACAAGAGCGGAATCAGGGAATTCACCAAATTCGGGAAGAGCGGAAGGGTTGCAAACGCCACCATAAAGGACGAATCAGGCTCAATAAGCCTCACCCTATGGAATGATGACATTGAAAAAGTCAATGAGGGCGACATTGTCAAGATAGAGAACGGCTATGCAAACGAATGGCAGGGGCAGGTTCAGCTTTCCACAGGAAAATTCGGGAAGCTTGAAATAGTCAGCAAGTCCGAAAATGCATCCCCCCCGGAAAAGGCATCCAAAAAGCCAAAGGAAGAAGAAGAAAAACCTGAGGACACCGAAGAGGAAGAATTCGGAG is a window from the Candidatus Woesearchaeota archaeon genome containing:
- a CDS encoding Yip1 family protein, whose translation is MKFISKLKNILFHPNAFWSDVYDEKGIKETLVYLIILMNLSAILYFLIVFISLNFAKSSGDLGLPVVIRLLGNTISVFFPLFLGTFLTSALLHLFIKMFKGKGTFAETYKAVGYSVTPKAVGYIVTPFSWLMGMRVVNLFILIYGLYLQSLGVSKLHQISMGKAILASVLADIIIYVPLSFLIAFGMNVM
- a CDS encoding glycine--tRNA ligase produces the protein MANERIKSIADMAVFCKKKGFVFQSSEIYNGLSGFWDLGPLGVELFNSIKASWWKNFVHNREDMIGIDASIISHPRTWKASWHLDSFSDISISCLKCKKINKIDKSEIGKARCEFCNGELDRNSAKEIKLLFPVSIGSDGMTAYLRGETAQGMFLNFKAVSETMRMKLPFGIAQIGSCFRNEIAPRDFLFRCREFHIAEFEFFIHPNEKKCLLFDDEHKKTEVRLLDLETQDAGKRELRKVTIGKMVSEGRLDEWHAYWLSEQIKWYLSIGLDPEKIKIRQHVKSELSHYSSATFDVDYEYPFGSKELGGIANRGQYDLTQHAKESGESMEYFDEPTKSKVIPRVIEPTFGMERAFLAVLVNAYEYDEGRGNIVLRIKPELSPIKVAVFPLLSNKEELISLSSKIYRELLKEFNCIYDKSGSIGRRYARQDEIGTPYCITVDFDSLEKNDATIRDRDSTKQARVRIDKLKETIRKLISEEISFEGIP
- a CDS encoding SOSS complex subunit B family protein — encoded protein: MKISEIKPGQGKIDISGEITDKSGIREFTKFGKSGRVANATIKDESGSISLTLWNDDIEKVNEGDIVKIENGYANEWQGQVQLSTGKFGKLEIVSKSENASPPEKASKKPKEEEEKPEDTEEEEFGEEDL